In Desulfovibrio sp. 86, the following proteins share a genomic window:
- a CDS encoding thermonuclease family protein gives MKVLLLLILMLVPAQVYAWPGTVVSVHDGDSIRVRRSDSTVVAIRIYGIDCPELGQPHGEAARDLTSSLLLGKTVEVVPVGQRPSIDILGRCTVAG, from the coding sequence ATGAAAGTTCTGCTATTACTTATACTCATGCTCGTGCCCGCCCAGGTTTACGCCTGGCCGGGCACGGTTGTTTCCGTTCACGATGGCGACAGCATTCGTGTGCGCCGGTCGGACTCTACGGTTGTCGCTATTCGCATTTATGGAATCGACTGTCCCGAGCTTGGGCAACCGCATGGAGAAGCCGCACGAGACCTGACCTCATCTCTATTGTTGGGCAAAACGGTGGAAGTTGTGCCGGTAGGCCAGCGGCCGAGCATAGACATACTGGGCCGCTGTACGGTTGCTGGATAG
- a CDS encoding pseudouridine synthase, whose protein sequence is MTRTAVLLHNAKQLLIAFDQLVNALAGFLLALLCLCPRLPRPGLWWADETISAHCWRWHIHGVRSWPRRLVDGMALILGDDDHCLESYKSEVEGRQLPPEMRE, encoded by the coding sequence ATGACGCGCACAGCTGTATTGCTGCACAACGCCAAGCAGCTACTCATCGCCTTCGACCAGCTTGTAAACGCCCTGGCGGGCTTCCTCCTTGCCCTGCTCTGCCTTTGCCCCCGGCTGCCCAGGCCCGGGCTGTGGTGGGCGGATGAAACCATAAGCGCCCACTGTTGGCGCTGGCATATCCACGGCGTGCGCAGTTGGCCGCGCCGCCTGGTCGATGGCATGGCGCTCATCCTGGGCGATGATGATCACTGCCTGGAAAGCTACAAAAGCGAGGTCGAGGGGCGGCAGCTGCCGCCGGAGATGCGAGAGTAG